Proteins encoded within one genomic window of Nitrososphaerales archaeon:
- a CDS encoding MoaD family protein: MEEQRIITIRVKYFAQMRDITGRKEDVINLTKGSTVKDALNELCKIFGDNMKRYLFKNGGQLREELQVLVNGLSIDSSNLCKKSLSNGDTLVIIPPVGGG; this comes from the coding sequence TTGGAAGAGCAACGGATAATCACCATCAGAGTAAAATACTTTGCACAAATGAGAGATATTACAGGTAGGAAAGAGGATGTAATCAATCTTACAAAAGGTTCAACAGTCAAGGATGCATTGAATGAATTATGTAAAATATTTGGTGATAATATGAAGAGATACCTTTTTAAGAATGGTGGTCAATTGCGTGAGGAGTTGCAAGTACTAGTGAATGGTTTATCTATCGATTCATCAAACCTTTGTAAAAAAAGCCTTTCAAATGGGGATACTTTAGTAATTATACCGCCTGTTGGTGGTGGATAA